The following are encoded in a window of Gossypium raimondii isolate GPD5lz chromosome 13, ASM2569854v1, whole genome shotgun sequence genomic DNA:
- the LOC128036182 gene encoding uncharacterized protein LOC128036182: MWDDLSRLFHDRFFQASRAAELRRDIVGIRQIESQSLYDYWEWYKKLCASCPKHGLTEQSLLQYFYEGLLQMEMKMIDTASGRALVNMTPQRARELISTMEANSKQYRPNSEPTRRVNGVNVSSLEDKLDKLTNIVQSMLTKKKNLTQLCGICITSEHPMDLCPILNDNSTEHVDAIGGFSGPLQRRYDHFSNTYNLEWKDHPNLYYGANPRYNLSYQSRPPQPPLKPSTPLEAIVERLTIEPNPRQNASAITLRSEKVLDTVSDKSHGQDKEREKQISDLIARLELEIQKPFVMPPPFLGRLAKDKKENEEKKSSKHSGSKRRLIGNERVNVGENVSAILQKKVPPTYKDQGPLKKTGVIIQLADRSVVYPEGLLEDVLVKVNELVFPVDIYIINMEDDNSTKLSDILLGRPFLSTASAKIDVRSGTLTMEFDGEIVKFNVYEAMSHPKSL, from the exons ATGTGGGATGACTTATCTCGTCTCTTTCATGACAGATTTTTCCAAGCATCGCGAGCAGCTGAACTTAGGAGAGACATAGTGGGAATTCGCCAAATAGAGAGTCAATCACTCTACGACTATTGGGAGTGGTACAAAAAACTGTGTGCAAGTTGTCCTAAACACGGTTTGACCGAGCAATCACTTCTTCAGTATTTCTACGAGGGTTTGCTCcaaatggaaatgaagatgattgaCACTGCTAGTGGAAGGGCGCTTGTCAATATGACTCCTCAAAGGGCAAGAGAACTGATATCCACCATGGAGGCAAACTCTAAACAGTATCGGCCGAATTCAGAACCCACAAGACGGGTTAATGGGGTAAACGTTTCATCCTTAGAAGATAAATTGGATAAGCTTACTAATATTGTTCAATCTATGCTTACGAAAAAGAAGAATCTGACCCAACTATGTGGAATTTGTATTACGTCTGAACATCCGATGGATTTGTGCCCAATCCTTAACGACAATTCAACGGAACATGTTGACGCTATCGGAGGTTTTTCGGGACCTCTGCAAAGACGCTATGATCATTTCTCCAACACCTACAATCTCGAGTGGAAGGATCATCCCAACTTGTATTATGGAGCTAATCCCCGATATAACTTGTCATACCAATCGAGACCTCCGCAACCACCACTCAAGCCGAGCACACCTCTAGAAGCTATTGTGGAAAGACTTACC ATAGAGCCGAATCCTCGGCAGAATGCAAGTGCAATAACTCTTCGTAGCGAAAAAGTTCTGGACACAGTTTCAGATAAAAGTCATGGGCAAGACAAGGAACGGGAAAAACAGATCTCTGATCTAATAGCCAGACTAGAATTAGAAATTCAGAAACCATTCGTGATGCCACCTCCTTTTCTAGGGAGGCTCGCAAAGGATAAGAAAGAGAATGAGGAAAAAAAATCCTCGAAACATTCAGGAAG CAAGAGGAGGTTAATAGGTAACGAAAGAGTAAATGTAGGAGAAAATGTCTCTGCAATACTGCAAAAGAAAGTTCCGCCCACATACAAGGACCAAG GTCCTTTGAAAAAGACAGGAGTAATTATCCAGTTGGCGGACAGGTCAGTCGTCTATCCTGAAGGGTTACTTGAAGACGTCCTTGTTAAAGTTAACGAATTAGTTTTCCCTGTAGACatctatattattaatatggaGGATGATAACTCAACTAAATTGTCTGACATTTTGCTTGGAAGGCCATTCCTAAGTACCGCAAGCGCAAAAATTGACGTTCGGAGTGGAACACTGACAATGGAGTTTGATGGCGAAATcgtgaaattcaatgtctacGAAGCTATGAGTCATCCAAAATCACTATGA
- the LOC105783399 gene encoding alpha-(1,4)-fucosyltransferase — MQLKPLNTFTITLMLFFTFLILFFSGFLEFPSVSSSIQQPFTPPSLTLSSNPNPFTDLLSAFKTWDSQMGCSQFKLKHHDLIRLLSNSSGSLQEPVSHSSCNLLKMEHVSVLVKGWTWIPDNLDNLYSCQCGMSCLWTKSPVLADKPDALLFETATPPLQRHSGDPLRVYMDLEAGRRRSGREDLFISYHAKDDVQSTYAGALFHNGRNYHISSYKNNETLVYWSSSRCLSQRNQLAKSFLRLLPHHSFGKCLNNVGGLDMALSFYPDCTNDANTPKWWDHLHCAMSHYKFVLAIENTVTESYVTEKLFYALDSGAVPIYFGAPNVLDFVPPHSIIDGTKFRSMEELASYVKALANDPVAYAEYHAWRRCGVLRNYAKARATSLDTLPCRLCEAVSKKGGRNARTE; from the exons ATGCAATTGAAACCTCTCAACACCTTCACCATTACGCTCATGTTGTTCTTCACTTTCTTGATCCTCTTCTTTTCTGGTTTCCTTGAATTCCCTTCTGTTTCCTCCTCTATCCAACAACCCTTTACCCCTCCATCCCTCACCCTTTCTTCCAACCCTAACCCTTTTACTGATCTGCTCTCTGCTTTCAAGACATGGGATTCTCAAATGGGTTGTTCCCAGTTCAAGCTAAAACACCACGATTTGATCCGTTTGCTTTCTAACAGCTCTGGGTCTTTGCAGGAACCTGTTTCTCATTCTTCCTGCAATCTGTTGAAAATGGAGCATGTTAGTGTTTTGGTAAAAGGATGGACTTGGATTCCTGATAATTTGGATAATCTGTATTCTTGTCAATGTGGGATGAGTTGCTTGTGGACTAAATCTCCCGTTCTTGCTGATAAACCGGATGCCCTTTTGTTTGAGACCGCTACCCCTCCACTTCAG AGGCACAGTGGAGATCCACTTCGTGTGTACATGGACCTTGAGGCTGGCAGAAGGCGTTCAGGTCGAGAGGATCTATTCATCAGTTACCATGCAAAAGATGATGTTCAGTCAACTTATGCTGGTGCTCTCTTTCATAATGGTCGAAATTATCACATATCTTCATATAAGAACAAT GAGACACTTGTTTATTGGTCTTCATCACGCTGCCTCTCTCAAAGAAATCAGCTTGCTAAGAGTTTCCTCAGGTTGCTGCCTCACCACTCCTTTGGCAAATGTCTGAACAATGTTGGTGGTTTAGACATGGCCCTTTCCTTCTATCCTGACTGTACCAATGATGCTAATACCCCGAAGTGGTGGGACCATTTACATTGTGCCATGTCTCATTACAAATTTGTCCTCGCAATTGAAAATACAGTTACAGAGAGCTACGTGACCGAGAAGCTATTTTATGCTTTGGACTCTGGTGCGGTTCCTATTTATTTTGGAGCTCCCAATGTGCTGGACTTTGTCCCTCCACATTCAATTATAGATGGAACTAAGTTTAGGTCCATGGAGGAATTAGCTTCTTACGTGAAAGCCCTTGCTAATGATCCTGTAGCTTATGCTGAGTACCATGCCTGGAGAAGATGTGGTGTATTACGTAACTATGCAAAGGCCCGTGCAACAAGCCTTGACACATTACCATGCCGATTGTGTGAGGCAGTTAGTAAGAAAGGTGGGAGAAATGCAAGAACAGAATGa
- the LOC105783400 gene encoding uncharacterized protein LOC105783400, whose translation MASSSKPNAVSLQDKLQMVENEEQVVLKHIHDLNKWTDAIDGMNEEQLKEYLENRPQELKSVKINNSNNKPKQKQKSKLQKSKPSTCSGIMAAVWKFHKEDNDEDDVNKGIQHTLPSSQVK comes from the exons ATGGCATCAAGTTCAAAGCCAAATGCAGTGTCATTGCAAGACAAGTTAcaaatggtagaaaatgaagAGCAGGTTGTGCTTAAACACATACATGATCTTAACAAATGG ACAGATGCAATAGATGGAATGAACGAAGAGCAGTTAAAGGAATACCTTGAAAACAGACCTCAAGAACTCAAAAGTGTGAAGATCAACAACAGCAACAACAAGCctaaacaaaagcaaaaatcCAAGCTCCAAAAGTCTAAGCCTTCAACATGCAGTGGAATAATGGCCGCTGTATGGAAGTTCCACAAGGAAGataatgatgaagatgatgttAACAAAGGCATACAACACACACTTCCAAGTAGCCAAGTAAAGTGA